One Candidatus Paceibacterota bacterium genomic window carries:
- a CDS encoding phosphoribosylaminoimidazolesuccinocarboxamide synthase yields the protein MNILEKTDFKNLGEKYVGKVRDVYTQDDKVILISTDRYSAFDRNLALIPCKGQVLTQVSRFWFENTKDIVKNHVIDFPDPNVVVGKKCKVFPVEVVPRAFITGVTGTSLWTLYQRGQRDFGDFVLPDGMKKNQRLDKVVLTPTTKHEEHDRPLSSRDIIDGGYMTKEQWEKIADISLKLFKRGEEIALAHGLILVDTKYEFGLDENNEIVLVDEIHTPDSSRYWQANSYQGKIDQGLEPENFDKEFLRLWFKNNSDPYKDKILPEAPIEMVKELSSRYIRICEQITGIPFKVEIGDIAKRIASNLKKYEIKNEI from the coding sequence ATGAATATTTTAGAAAAAACGGATTTCAAAAACTTGGGAGAAAAATATGTCGGTAAGGTGAGAGACGTGTATACCCAGGATGATAAAGTAATTTTAATTTCTACAGATAGGTATTCCGCTTTTGACCGCAACCTTGCGTTGATACCTTGCAAAGGACAGGTGCTGACCCAGGTTAGCCGTTTTTGGTTTGAAAACACAAAGGATATCGTGAAAAATCATGTAATAGATTTTCCAGACCCGAATGTAGTGGTAGGCAAAAAGTGTAAAGTTTTTCCTGTAGAAGTCGTACCGAGAGCGTTCATTACCGGAGTTACAGGAACCTCCCTTTGGACTTTATATCAAAGAGGTCAAAGAGATTTCGGAGATTTTGTTTTACCTGATGGTATGAAGAAAAATCAGAGATTGGATAAAGTCGTCTTGACGCCTACCACCAAACACGAAGAGCACGACCGACCGCTTTCAAGTAGAGATATAATCGATGGCGGGTATATGACAAAAGAGCAATGGGAAAAAATTGCTGATATTTCTTTAAAATTATTCAAACGCGGAGAAGAAATTGCATTAGCTCACGGTTTGATTTTAGTAGATACGAAATACGAATTCGGCTTGGATGAAAATAATGAAATAGTATTGGTGGATGAAATTCACACTCCGGATTCTTCTAGATATTGGCAAGCAAATTCATACCAAGGCAAGATAGACCAAGGCTTAGAACCGGAAAATTTTGATAAAGAATTTTTGCGTTTATGGTTTAAAAATAATTCCGACCCTTATAAAGACAAAATTTTGCCGGAAGCACCGATCGAAATGGTAAAAGAATTATCCAGCCGATACATCCGAATTTGCGAACAAATTACCGGTATTCCTTTTAAAGTCGAAATAGGGGATATTGCAAAAAGAATTGCAAGTAATTTAAAAAAATACGAAATAAAAAATGAAATATAA